In Candidatus Liberibacter africanus PTSAPSY, the genomic stretch GATAGATCAGGTGATATTTTCAGAAAGATAGGAACGGATTTACCTGTTTTTATTTTTTCTTCTTTTCTGGCTTGCATAACATGGGTAAGCAACATTTCAATATTTTGCTTTTTTTGCATATCGCGTAAACCTGGTGTATTAGGGGATGAAATATTAATAGTGAAATAAGAGGCAATTGTAGAAAAAAGACGGATACCAGAGACATAATCTAGAATAAAGTTTTTGCTATCTTTATTGGCTCCGAGATTTATTCCAATAGGGAAGGTGGGCTTTATTGTAGAAAGACGTGAAAATACAGCATGGTACCCTTCGTTATTGAAACCGAGTTTGTTGATTATAGCTCGATCCTTAGCTAATCGAAAAACTCTTGGACATTGATTGCCCTTTTGGGGATTAGGAGTAATGGTTCCGATTTCTACAAAGCCAAATCCAAGTTTAAATAATTCTATGGGAACTTCAGCGTTTTTATCATATCCTGCCGCCATTCCTAAAGGATTGGGGAATGATATGTTGGCAACTTTTGTATTGAGGCGGAAGTCATTTTGTAGAGGGAAAAATGATAAAATCCCTGATTTTAACGCAATAATTGATAAACGATGCGCTATCTCAGGGTCTACATTTAATAAACCTCGTAGTGCTAATTTATGAATGACGCTAAGCAAGGTTGAATTTATCCTATAAAAATATAAATCATAGAAAGGGTGGATATGACTTTTATTGAGGTTATGAAAGGAATCACTTTATATCAAAACACCATAATAGAATTGCTTTTTGCGTATGAAGACGATTTTCCGCTTCATCAAAAACTACTGATTGATGTCCGTCTAAAACTTCAGTTGTAACTTCTTTTCCCCGACGTGCAGGTAGACAGTGCATAAATAATGCATCAGGGTGAGCTTCAGACATGAGGGCAGAGTTGACCTGAAATGGCAGAAAGACATGTTCTTCTCTGGCTTTAAACTCTTGGTTCATCGATATCCATGTATCTGTTAACACACAATGAGAGCCTTTGATTGCCTGTAAAGCGTCATGGGACGATACAACAGAAGCCCCTTGATTTGTTGCCCAATTCAAGTATTTGCTTTGAGGCTCTGATCCTATAGGGGTCGCTATATTTAGGTGGTAGTTAAAGCGTACGGCTCCTTCTATGAGGGAATGTAGTATATTGTTCCCATCTCCGACCCAAGAAAAAGTTTTTCCTTTTACTGATCCACGATGTTCTTCAAATGTCATAACATCAGCTATAATTTGACAAGGATGAGTATCGTCAGTTAAAGCGTTGATTACTGGTACAGTTGCATTTTCTTCTAATTCCAGAAGGCGTGAATGGTCAGTTGTGCGCATTACAATCGCATCTA encodes the following:
- the argF gene encoding ornithine carbamoyltransferase, with translation MTYLKHFTDLSNISSSDLSLIVENAKKIKNSSDNPSKNQPLSGKVLAMIFEKPSTRTRVSFEVAMKHLGGETIFLSGSEMQLGNAETIADTAKVLSRYVDAIVMRTTDHSRLLELEENATVPVINALTDDTHPCQIIADVMTFEEHRGSVKGKTFSWVGDGNNILHSLIEGAVRFNYHLNIATPIGSEPQSKYLNWATNQGASVVSSHDALQAIKGSHCVLTDTWISMNQEFKAREEHVFLPFQVNSALMSEAHPDALFMHCLPARRGKEVTTEVLDGHQSVVFDEAENRLHTQKAILLWCFDIK
- a CDS encoding quinone-dependent dihydroorotate dehydrogenase, which translates into the protein MLSVIHKLALRGLLNVDPEIAHRLSIIALKSGILSFFPLQNDFRLNTKVANISFPNPLGMAAGYDKNAEVPIELFKLGFGFVEIGTITPNPQKGNQCPRVFRLAKDRAIINKLGFNNEGYHAVFSRLSTIKPTFPIGINLGANKDSKNFILDYVSGIRLFSTIASYFTINISSPNTPGLRDMQKKQNIEMLLTHVMQARKEEKIKTGKSVPIFLKISPDLSEKELDDIASAVISHKVEGIVVSNTTLDRKGLQDSHLQEKGGGLSGPPLFQKSTIILAKIRQRIGPKTAIIGTGGISSTKDALEKIMAGANLIQLYSAMIYEGASLPKRIIKGLSDFLTKENEVNFENIRGSRTEYWAKKEL